The following nucleotide sequence is from Streptomyces sp. NBC_00237.
AGGCGGAGAGGAGGCTGAGTGCGACGGTGACGAGGACGGCCCAGAGGGCGAGGCGGGGTTTCACGACGCGTCCCTGATCAGCCGGGCGATGCCGTCGAAGCCGCGCCGTTCGGCGTGGGTGAGGGGGGTGACGCCGTCGTTGTCCGCGAGGGTGGGGGTGGCGCCTGCCGCGAGCAGGGCCTCCACGACTTCTTGGTGCGGGCGGCCGCCGTCGCCAAGGATGACGGCTTCCAGGAGGGCGGTCCAGCCGAGGCGGTTGACGTGGTCGACGTCGGTGTCGGTCTCGGTGAGGACGGCTCGTACGTACGTGACGTGGCCGCGTTCGCTCGCCGGGAAGACGGAGATGCCGCCGAAGCGGTTGCACAGCTTGAGGTCGGGGGCGGGGTCGGCGGACAGCAGCGTACGCATCATCGCGACGTTGCCGGTCACGCCGGTGACCAGCCAGGCGTTGTCCTCGCGGAGGTCCTGCGCGTTGGGGTCGGCGCCGGCGGCGACGAGGAGCCGGGCGGCTTCCACGTGGCTGCCGAGGGAGGCGTGCAGGAGGGGGGTGCGCAGTTCTGCGTCGCGGGCGGTGACGCGGGCTCCGTCGCGGAGGGCGGAGCGGATGGCGTGTGGGTCGCCCGCTTTGGAGGCGGTGAGGAGGTGGTGGTCGGGGGTGGGGGGTGGGGTGGCCATGGGGGGCCTTTCTGGGGCCGGTAAGGGAGCGGGCCCGTTGTCGGGTGGGCCCACTCCCGTGTGTTGCGGGGCGCGGATCAGCGGGCCAGGGCCGCGACACCCGCCTGCGCGAACTTCTCGTCCAGGTCGCCGCTCGGCGCACCCGCGACACCGATGCCCGCGATCGGGGCGCCCTTGGCCTGGACCGGCGCGCCGCCGCCGAGGAAGAGGGTGCCGGGGATGTCCTTCAGGTTCGGGGCCTGGGCGAGGCGCTTGACCAGCTCGGAGGTGGGGGCGTTCCAGGAGACGGCGGTGTAGCCCTTCTTCACGGCCGACTCGGGGGACTGCGGGCCCGCACCGTCGCCGCGCAGGGTGACGATGGTGTTGCCGTTGCGGTCGACGACGGCGACGGAGACGCGCTGGTTCTCCTTCTTCGCGGCGTCCAGGACGGCCTCGGCGGCCTTCGTCGCGGCGGCCACGGTGAGGTGCGTCGACTGCTGGAGGTTGCGGTTCGAGGTGTCGGCCTTGACGGCGGCGAGCGACTCGGCGGCCGGGGCGGAGGCGTTGGCGCTGACCGCGCCGAAGGTACCGGCGCCGACGGCGGCGAGGACGGCGGAGGCGGTGAGGACGCGGGTGCGGACGGAGAGCTTGCGCATGGTGGGCTCCTGGGGAGGGCTGTGGGGCGGGGAGCGGCGTGAGTGCCTGGCTCCTTCTGTCCTCAATCCTGGGTGCGGGGAAGGCTCCGTACGGTCGGTGCTCCGGCTGCTCCCGGCGGGCCGGGGGGCGGATACGGGGGTCAGCCGATCGGTTGATGCGGGGGTGGTCCTCGGAGGGGGGAGGATGGATGTCCGGAGGCGAACGACGGGGCCTCCCCCGCTCGAACGAGGTGGAGAGCCGGGGAAAGGGCCGGGGCGGGCCACGCTCGGCGGAACCGCACCACGTACGACCGGAACGAGGACACGGACCCCATGGCCCACCCCCACACCCCCGACTCACGGCCGGGAAGCCCCGCCCTCCCGCAAGTGGACCCCGCCCTCCCGCAGGGAAGCCCCGCCCTCCCGCAAGCGGATCCCACCCTCCCTCAAGCGGACCCCGCCCTCCCGCCCCGGGACCAGGCCGACCCCGACTCCCGCCCCCTCACCCTCCTCCTCCACATCGCCTTCTTCCTCCTCCTCGGCGGCTCCCTCGCCCGCTTCCTCCTCCGCCACCCCGGCGAGGCCCGCACCCCGTGGATCATCGGCCTGAGCATCGCGCTCGCCGTCCTCCACGTCCTCCTGTACGTCGTCCGGGCGGGCGGCCACCGGGACCAGGGCCGGGACCAGGGCCGGGACCAGGGCCGGGACCAGGGCCGAGACCAGAGCCGGGACCAGGCCCGGAGCCGGGACCGCACCCCCGCCCCGCCGCACCCCCGCCTCCGGCTCGGCGCGGTGGTCGCCGTCTGGGCCGTCCTCGTCGTCCTCGCCCCGAGCTTCGCCTGGTGCGCCGTCCCGCTCTTCTACACGGGCCTGCGCACCCTCCCCACCCGGATCTCCCTGGCCCTCGTCGCCCTCCTCACCGCCTTCGTCGTGGCGGCCCAACTCCAGCTCGCGGGCGGGGAGTTCGACCCCACCCTCCTGCTCGCCCCGCCCGCCGTGGCCGCCATCGCCGCAGGCACCTTCGTCTACATGCAGCGCCAGGCCGCCCGTCAGCGCGCCCTCATCGACGACCTGATCCGCACCCGCCGCGAACTCGCCGCCACCGAGCGCCGCGAGGGCACTCTCGCGGAGCGTCAGCGTCTCTCGTACGAGATACACGACACCCTCGCCCAGGGCCTGTCCAGCCAGCAGATGCTGCTCCAGGCCGCCGACCGCACCTGGGACACGGACCCGGCGACCGCCCGCCGCCACGTCCGTACGGCCACCGCCATCGCCGAACGCAACCTCGCCGAGGCCCGCCGCTTCGTCCACGACCTGGCCCCCGCCGACCTCGCCGAGGCGGGCGCGCGCGGCGGCGGCCTGGAGGAGGCCCTCCGTACCGTCGCCACCCGCGAGAACGCCCGCTTCCACATCGACGGCACGCCCCCCGCAACCCCCCTCCCCGACCGCGTGCAGTCCGCCCTGCTCCGCATCGCCCAGGGCGCCCTCGCCAACGTCCACGAACACGCGGACGCGACCACCACCGCCCTCACCCTCACCTACCTGGATGATCAAGTGGTCCTCGACATCGCGGACGACGGCCGGGGCTTCGACACGGACGGGCTTCGCGGCCCGAGCGGTGTACGGGGCCACGGCCTGCCCGCGATCCGCGCCCGCGTCCAGCAGCTCGGCGGCACCCTCGCCGTCGAGTCCGCCCCCGGCGAGGGCACGGTCCTGTCCGCCGCGATCCCCCTGGAGCCCCAGCCGTGACCACCACTCCCGTACGGGTTCTGCTCTGCGACGACCACGTGGTCGTACGGGCCGGACTCCTGGCCCTCCTCTCCAGCGAGCCGGACATCGAGGTCGTCGGCGAGGCCGGAAACGGGGAGGAGGCCGTCGCGACCGCCGCCAAGCTCGCCCCCGACGTCGTCCTCATGGACCTCCAGCTCGGCGACGGCATCGACGGCGTCGAAGCCACCCGCCGCATCGCCGGGACCGGCCCCCACGTCCTGGTCCTCACCACGTACGACACGGACGCCGACATCACCCGGGCCATCGCCGCGGGCGCCACGGGGTACCTGCTGAAGGCCGAACGCCCCGAGGAGCTCTTCGCCGCGATCCGCTCCGCCGCCCAGGGCCGCACCACCCTGTCCCCGCCGGTCGCGAGCCGGGTGATGGCCCAGATGCGCGGCACCGGCCGCCCCACGCTCACGGACCGCGAGTCCGACATCCTGGCCCAGCTCGCCCACGGCCTGGGAAACCGCGAGATCGCCCGCGCGCTCTTCATCAGCGAGGCGACGGTCAAGACCCACCTGGGCCGCATCTACGCCAAGCTCGGGGTGGACACGAGGGCGGGCGCGGTGGCGGTGGCGAAGGAGCAGCGGCTGCTGCCGTAGGCGGGGGAGAGGGTCAGAACTCGCTCGTGTCGAGGTCGAAGCCGAGCGGTGCGGGCAGCGGAACCTTGCCGGGCATGTCGTACGGAACCTTGTTGACGTAGTCGTCACCTGCGGGTTCCGTGCACAGGACGGCCTTGCCCGCCTCACGGTCGATGAGCAGGTACACGGGGATCCCGGCGCGGGCGTAGCCCCGGAGCTTCTTGACGCGGTCGTTGCCGACGGTGGAGGAGGAAGTGACCTCGGCGACGAGGACGACTGGGGAGGAGTCGTGGAACTCCAGCGTGTCGTCGAAGCTGCCCTTGGGGGCGATGACGAGGTCGGGGATGACCTTGCCGGTCTTGGAGGCACCGGGGACGTCGAGGCCGACCCCTGTGTACCGGCCCAGTTTGCGGTGGTGGTCGCGGACCTGCCCACTGATCTCGGAGACGATTTCTTCGTGCTCGCCGTTGGCGGGAGGCGTCATGTGGATGTCCCCTTCGATCAATTCCACGCGCCAGCCCTTGGGGGCGACGGCGCTGAACATGTCGAAGGCTTCGTCGACCGACATGGCCGGGTTCTTGTCCTGGAACTCGTCGGACTCGTCCTCGAACTCGAACGCGTCCCACTCGGGTGCGGGCAGTGCCATGGCGGACCTCCTTCGCGCAGCGCGACTCTCTCAGGGTAGGCCGGGCCGCCTGCCCGGAACTCCCCTCCTTCACCCGAACGTGTGAGCGGATACGTTTCTCCGCCCCACCCCCTCCCGTGCGACCATCGGGAACGTGCTCGACATTGGCTACTCCCTTTCCCGCCGCTTCCCCGATCCTCCGCAGACGGACTACCGCCGTGCGGATGTGCGGTCGCTGCGGCACGACCTGTTCTGCGGGGACGTGTACCTCGCCGACGTCAAGGCGGACCGGGAGGTTTCCACAGCCTGGGGATGGGTGCCGGTGCTCGACTTCGCGTGGGCGCTGTGCGACATCGTGGAGCAGCTGGATCAGGACCCGCGCGGGAACCGGTCCGCGAACCGGCAGTACGCGGAGCTCGACTTCACGGAGTCGACGGACCGGATGCTCTTCGAGCGGCGGTTCGGGTGGGTGGACGTCGAGGCGGACTGGATGCCGGTCGAGGAGGCTCCGCTGACCTTCGGGCACCGGGTGCTGCGGCGCGAGGCGCGGGACTTCCTGCACGATCTGATCGCGGATCTGACCGACATGCACGAGGGGCTGGCGGACAATCCGGCGCTGTGGACGCTCCAGGCCAAGTTTCCCCGCGTGAGCTGACCTCGGGCCGGTCGGGGGCGGGTTTTGCTTTCTGCCGGGGCCGGGGCCGGGGTCACTGATGGGGGCTACGCCCCTCGCCCCCTGCACGGCTTCGCCGCGCGTCCTCAATCGCCGGACGGGCTGAGGTGGGTTCGCCTGTGCGTCCTCAATCGCCGGACGGGCTGAGGTGGGTTCGCCTGTGCGTCCTCAATCGCCGGACGGGCTGAGTTGGGTCCGCCCGCGCGTCCTCAATCGCCGGACGGGCTGAGGACCCGTACTCCCATCGCCGCCGCGAAGACCGGAGCCAGGTCCAGGAGCTGGGTCGGGCTCACCACCGCTCCCCTCAGCCTCTCCACTCCCCTCGCGATCTCCAGCTGAGCCACTGTCCGCAGGTCGACGTCGTTCATCGTCACGCCCGTGAAGTCCGCCCCCTTCAGTACGCAGTCCCGGAACTCCACCCGGGTCAGCCGTGCGTCCCCGAAGTCCGGTTCCACCAGCACGCATCCCTCGAAGACGACGTCCGTCAGCCTCGCCTTCCGCAGGTTCATGAAGTCGATCTTTCCGCCCCGCACCACCACCCGCTCCCACCCGGACCCGTGCAGCTGCGTACCGCCCAGCCGCGCGTCCACCACCTCCACGTCCCGCAGGGACGCTTCCGCCAGCTGCGTCCCGACGCCGCGAACCTGCTCCAGTACGCAGTCCATGAAGCGCGCCCGACCCAGCCGCGTCTCGTCAAGCCCCACCCCGTACAGACCGCAGTCCATGAACCTCGCGCCCCGCCCCTCCTGCCCGGCGAAGTCCAGGTCCCGCAGCTCCAACCCGTCGTAGTCCCCCTCCGACTCCAGCTCCCCGCCCTCGAAGGGCAGCAGCTCCGGGAGCCGCACCTCCGCGCGCCGTACGGCAGGGACCTGGTTCTTCTTCGCATCGCGTGCCATGCACCCATGCTGCCGCACCCCACTGACAACGCCCCGGCGAGCGGTCGCGCAAGAGGCCCCGGGCCGGATGTCACATCCCGGCGGCCCCGATCCGTCCCCCTCC
It contains:
- a CDS encoding ankyrin repeat domain-containing protein, with protein sequence MATPPPTPDHHLLTASKAGDPHAIRSALRDGARVTARDAELRTPLLHASLGSHVEAARLLVAAGADPNAQDLREDNAWLVTGVTGNVAMMRTLLSADPAPDLKLCNRFGGISVFPASERGHVTYVRAVLTETDTDVDHVNRLGWTALLEAVILGDGGRPHQEVVEALLAAGATPTLADNDGVTPLTHAERRGFDGIARLIRDAS
- a CDS encoding heme-binding protein translates to MRKLSVRTRVLTASAVLAAVGAGTFGAVSANASAPAAESLAAVKADTSNRNLQQSTHLTVAAATKAAEAVLDAAKKENQRVSVAVVDRNGNTIVTLRGDGAGPQSPESAVKKGYTAVSWNAPTSELVKRLAQAPNLKDIPGTLFLGGGAPVQAKGAPIAGIGVAGAPSGDLDEKFAQAGVAALAR
- a CDS encoding sensor histidine kinase; translated protein: MAHPHTPDSRPGSPALPQVDPALPQGSPALPQADPTLPQADPALPPRDQADPDSRPLTLLLHIAFFLLLGGSLARFLLRHPGEARTPWIIGLSIALAVLHVLLYVVRAGGHRDQGRDQGRDQGRDQGRDQSRDQARSRDRTPAPPHPRLRLGAVVAVWAVLVVLAPSFAWCAVPLFYTGLRTLPTRISLALVALLTAFVVAAQLQLAGGEFDPTLLLAPPAVAAIAAGTFVYMQRQAARQRALIDDLIRTRRELAATERREGTLAERQRLSYEIHDTLAQGLSSQQMLLQAADRTWDTDPATARRHVRTATAIAERNLAEARRFVHDLAPADLAEAGARGGGLEEALRTVATRENARFHIDGTPPATPLPDRVQSALLRIAQGALANVHEHADATTTALTLTYLDDQVVLDIADDGRGFDTDGLRGPSGVRGHGLPAIRARVQQLGGTLAVESAPGEGTVLSAAIPLEPQP
- a CDS encoding response regulator transcription factor — protein: MTTTPVRVLLCDDHVVVRAGLLALLSSEPDIEVVGEAGNGEEAVATAAKLAPDVVLMDLQLGDGIDGVEATRRIAGTGPHVLVLTTYDTDADITRAIAAGATGYLLKAERPEELFAAIRSAAQGRTTLSPPVASRVMAQMRGTGRPTLTDRESDILAQLAHGLGNREIARALFISEATVKTHLGRIYAKLGVDTRAGAVAVAKEQRLLP
- a CDS encoding Uma2 family endonuclease, which gives rise to MSVDEAFDMFSAVAPKGWRVELIEGDIHMTPPANGEHEEIVSEISGQVRDHHRKLGRYTGVGLDVPGASKTGKVIPDLVIAPKGSFDDTLEFHDSSPVVLVAEVTSSSTVGNDRVKKLRGYARAGIPVYLLIDREAGKAVLCTEPAGDDYVNKVPYDMPGKVPLPAPLGFDLDTSEF
- a CDS encoding pentapeptide repeat-containing protein, whose translation is MARDAKKNQVPAVRRAEVRLPELLPFEGGELESEGDYDGLELRDLDFAGQEGRGARFMDCGLYGVGLDETRLGRARFMDCVLEQVRGVGTQLAEASLRDVEVVDARLGGTQLHGSGWERVVVRGGKIDFMNLRKARLTDVVFEGCVLVEPDFGDARLTRVEFRDCVLKGADFTGVTMNDVDLRTVAQLEIARGVERLRGAVVSPTQLLDLAPVFAAAMGVRVLSPSGD